The DNA region attttcaagaaaagaaaaaaaaaattcatctttttattcttttatattatagcttatatatgataaaatattgtaATACACcatctaataataatatagaatctacataaacataataattatattatataataattataattaatagagtactaaatatataaagaatatatatatatatatatatatatatatatttacaaattTAAAGTTATGAATTgataattaaaaaaaaaaaaatatatatataaataaaaaaaaaattattatatgattgaaattaaaacatatatttatagtaTATTGatttagaaaatattagatattatttattatatgttaattCTTATGTTTATTTAGTTTTTGTGCAAGTATGTGTTTTTTGTGTAATCATGATAAGAAAGGAGGAATTGAAAATACTGCCATTGGAACATGGTCTAAGGGTATAAgtttaataatatgttcATCGCTATTTTTACTACATTTTGTAAATGATGACGAATTAACCCTgttaaacaaaaaattagCAGATGgtgaatataaaatgatttattatttgagtatatataatttgatTGGTGCTTCttgtttaatatttttttctgtattgggtcattttgtatataaatcTTGCTTACGTCCTATATATTTGGGATCTTTCATTGTgtctttatttttaatatcatcTGGTGTATATACAACATCAATtagtaaaaatatatcattaaaaattattgGCATAATGGATGCTTTAAAATATCATCCTgattatatgttattaaataaaataaacaaattGGATAGTattgatataaatgaattatcATCTGATCCTCAAATAGTAGTAGTAAAATCTCAGAAACCTCCAGAATTACCTGATACAACTTTTTTCGATGCAACAAAAGTATTAGAAATGATAAAAGATAGACAAACATTCCTtgaaacaaaaaaagaaatattatacaaaaGTTTATCAAGAGAAGATTTGATGAAAATGTTTAAGGATATAAAAGTTTCTGATCAAACTATACATAAAGATTTAGTTCAAAATACTCTTTTAGATTTATAtgagaaaataaaaaatatacgtcttaattttgatatatatgataaattttataaatttatgGAAACTAATTCATCTGCTTTTATAACAAACTctgaaaaaataaaaaatttcaCAGATAAATTTcagaaaatatttaatcaatataataaatcaCTTTTTAACactttaaaatatgaattaGTAAAACATGATGatgaaattattaaaatatatttagaTTCAATAGATAAAATTAAGAAAGTAAAGGATACTAATAAAAATGcaaaattaaataaatatatagatgatttaaaagaaagaaatataCTTATTCTATCATCTGTTTTATTATTGATgtcttttatatatatccataAGGGTGCCACATTAACAACCAAAAGTTCGATGTCAATATCGTTAATGTAATGgagaaaatatatatatatatatatatatatatgtatttatacCTTTCagaataattataatatatttgtcTACTTTTAATCAATCATGTACATACatttataacatattataatatatatatatatatatatatatattttcttttagGTATGCTCCTTCTATGTCTTATTTGATTACCCTAGCGTGTATTTTCGTTTGTAGtggaatattttttttctcaaTCATTGGTTTAGtgttatatgtatttagcctaatattaatattttttttgattttctCACAATGCTTTTGTGAAAGGCTTTTTAAACTGTTCATGGGATTTATATacacatttttatttttgttttctttattgattgcatatatattaattgaAGATTTTAATGAAGGCTCCAAAGTATATAATGAGTATAAAAAGAATGATTACAATGACTTTTATTGGGTTTTATTAAACAAAAGAACTTATGAATATTTCAAAAgttttgttttgttttcGTATGGACAAATGTTCTTAGTATGTATAGCTTTGTGTGCttttatgattatatattctttatattgtatattttatacatttcGTTCTATTTGTAATTCATCAGAGCAATTATCTAGTTCGTTTTAGCCTCaaatgtaataaataatttggtataaatataaatatatatatatatttatttattcattcattttgtttttatcttaatataattttatgattttcgatattttaacaaaaagtttatatttcttcatatttttaattaattattaatatgatttgtattccttttttttattttgtgtatgtattattttcttattttattttttgtctttatttttatactAGTAAATAAATTCTTACATTCTCCTACaacaaaattttataaaaactAAATGAACCATATGaacatttaaatattattttaaaaaaataaattttataattcaaatatgtgaattatacatatgtaaataaatatattatcaaaatataagaataaaataataagaaacCTACCtttcaaatatttattaatgccgttttatatttttttgttttgaTATATTACATTGCAGATGTGCGTAAAAgtgaatatttaaatttataataaaatttttaattttattgagttatttatgtgtattaaaattacttttttttttttttttttttttttttttttttttttaaaaaatttatattttttttttttttaaaaaaaaaaaaaaaaaaaaaaaaaaaaaaaaaaaaaaaaaaaaaaaaaaaaaaaaaaaaaaaaaaaaaaaaaaaaaaaaaaaaataaataataataataatatNNNNNNNNNNNNNNNNNNNNNNNNNNNNNNNNNNNNNNNNNNNNNNNNNNNNNNNNNNNNNNNNNNNNNNNNNNNNNNNNNNNNNNNNNNNNNNNNNNNNNNNNNNNNNNNNNNNNNNNNNNNNNNNNNNNNNNNNNNNNNNNNNNNNNNNNNNNNNNNNNNNNNNNNNNNNNNNNNNNNNNNNNNNNNNNNNNNNNNNNNNNNNNNNNNNNNNNNNNNNNNNNNNNNNNNNNNNNNNNNNNNNNNNNNNNNNNNNNNNNNNNNNNNNNNNNNNNNNNNNNNNNNNNNNNNNNNNNNNNNttaaatatataaaaaatttttttttttttttttttttttttttttttaaaatttttttttttttttttttttttttttttttttttttttttttttttttttttttttttttttttaaaaaaaaaaaaaaaaaaaaaaaaaaaaaaaaaaaaataaaatatatgaaaataaataggtaaacatatatatatatatatatatatatatatgtgtatttatttattccCCTTTTATACTATTTAGGTTATATGGTTCCATggatatataataaagatatttatataagtagtattaattaaaacatatagaacatacaaaaaaaatataaaaaatatataaaatataaaaaatataaaaaaatataaaatataaaaaatatgtaaaaaaaatgctaaagaaatattttctttgagcaaatatataaaataattttatttcaaataaataaataaatatatatatatatatatatatatattatttcctttgagtattatttgttcattattttttaggTTAGTTACTTTTTCTCCTATGTTGTATatctataaatatttgATTTTTCCAAAGTCAATTCTTCTGGTTGCATATATAGTCCAGAAGAATCTTTGCCATACGGTCATTAGAACCATAGCTACAAATGCGCCACTAATTAATTTAAGACCAGTTAGTTTTCTTTCATCATGAGAAGGTTCAGCAGCCCAACATAAGAAATTTACAACATCTTTGGCCATTTGCGAAACATTACAAGGAGTACCATCTTCATATTCAATCATATCATCTTGAAGTGGAGGAGGCATAGAAATTGATCCACCTTCAAAGtatgtattataatataatcCATTTCTTAATTCTACTCCTTCTGGTGGATCACGATAACATGTTAATAATGAGAAAATATAATCTGGTCCATTATGTCTAGCTGTTGTAATACTTGACAAGTCAGGTGGAGATGCACCACCATTTGCATATCTTGCTGCTTCTTCATTTGGATATGGCTTTGGAAATGAGTCTGTTAAAATTCCTGGTCTTGTAAACATTTCCCCTGTTTCATCTGGACCATCCAAAATATCATATGATGCAGCTATTTGTTTAACTCTATTTTCAGGATATACTTCATTTACTAAACTACGAAATTGTAATTGTTCCATAGAATGACATGTAGCACATATCTGTCTATATACTTCATATCCTCTTCTTACACTAGGTATATCATGTGAATGAAACATGGATTTAAACCAAAATGGATAATGAGGTGTATGTGGTGGTTCAGAATCCATACACCATGCTACTGGTCTTGATTGTATAGTATTATGTACTATTGTAAATCCTAATgcaaataatatataatactttaaatttaaatatttatatttttttctttcttcattttcttcttctgTATATGGCTCAAAGTGATTTTTTAATCTATCTTGACTCTTTTTATCTggtaaataaaaatcaCAACCTTCTTCTAATGTACCCCTACATATCTGTCTTTTGTAATCTGTGTGTGTGTTTTTAAAATTGTCGTTTGGTTTAAATTTGtctaatatataataattcaaaatttttattcggttgttttttattttggCCTTAAACATATCTTTCTCGAAGCTTTTATTCCATGATTTAATCAAATATAATCGAAACTACAAAGAGgaaaataagaaaatacGAAAAAAAGACCAAATAGAtagataaataaataaatacatatatatatatgtgcatGTATATCTGTCTTCATATATGTTACAAAATTTGTATTcatataaacatatttaaacaaaaaaaaaaaaaaagaaagaa from Plasmodium gaboni strain SY75 chromosome 14, whole genome shotgun sequence includes:
- a CDS encoding putative cytochrome c1 precursor, with the protein product MAGGGAMNNLFPGYKDKIWLKLPYHFRLYLIKSWNKSFEKDMFKAKIKNNRIKILNYYILDKFKPNDNFKNTHTDYKRQICRGTLEEGCDFYLPDKKSQDRLKNHFEPYTEEENEERKKYKYLNLKYYILFALGFTIVHNTIQSRPVAWCMDSEPPHTPHYPFWFKSMFHSHDIPSVRRGYEVYRQICATCHSMEQLQFRSLVNEVYPENRVKQIAASYDILDGPDETGEMFTRPGILTDSFPKPYPNEEAARYANGGASPPDLSSITTARHNGPDYIFSLLTCYRDPPEGVELRNGLYYNTYFEGGSISMPPPLQDDMIEYEDGTPCNVSQMAKDVVNFLCWAAEPSHDERKLTGLKLISGAFVAMVLMTVWQRFFWTIYATRRIDFGKIKYL
- a CDS encoding putative membrane protein (conserved Plasmodium membrane protein, unknown function), with product MCFLCNHDKKGGIENTAIGTWSKGISLIICSSLFLLHFVNDDELTLLNKKLADGEYKMIYYLSIYNLIGASCLIFFSVLGHFVYKSCLRPIYLGSFIVSLFLISSGVYTTSISKNISLKIIGIMDALKYHPDYMLLNKINKLDSIDINELSSDPQIVVVKSQKPPELPDTTFFDATKVLEMIKDRQTFLETKKEILYKSLSREDLMKMFKDIKVSDQTIHKDLVQNTLLDLYEKIKNIRLNFDIYDKFYKFMETNSSAFITNSEKIKNFTDKFQKIFNQYNKSLFNTLKYELVKHDDEIIKIYLDSIDKIKKVKDTNKNAKLNKYIDDLKERNILILSSVLLLMSFIYIHKGATLTTKSSMSISLMYAPSMSYLITLACIFVCSGIFFFSIIGLVLYVFSLILIFFLIFSQCFCERLFKLFMGFIYTFLFLFSLLIAYILIEDFNEGSKVYNEYKKNDYNDFYWVLLNKRTYEYFKSFVLFSYGQMFLVCIALCAFMIIYSLYCIFYTFRSICNSSEQLSSSF